cggacaccctcaggctcattaattctaaatgtttattatacgatataacattgtaattcatatttttataaaaaaaaaccgctgagtttcttgctacttcttctcactaGCTCAATCCttaacgaagtagcggtagattcaataatattttgtttacattcctaagtgtcatttccgtgaccaacatgaataaagtgaaaatcacagatttgatttgaatatcgGATACAAAATGGCGTATTGTGATTTGCATCTAATTATAATTAGTCACAGTAGTTGGTATATCATGCGGCACGTCCACAGACTGCCACCGCGGTGACCGAGAAGGCCAAGAGTGCGCCGGCTAAGCAGACTCCGAGCAAACCCTCACCCAAGGAGACACCGCCCCGTCAGGGCCGTCGAGCGGGGAAAGGTATGCTCGTCTAACTTCGACATGATAGTCAAGAGAAAAAGGGTTTTGTACCTATAGATCTTagatctattctattctttatcCGTCTATTCTCATCTTTGTCCCGTTTATTATCGAGACACTTGACCCGTGGGGTggagaggcgcggagaatggacaaagtacattctccgcgcctcaaTATGTATACTGGAAATCCAAAtcctggcagctatttcggatcggcctagctatccaacgcggaaacgTTGCCAGTATTTTTGATACACTTTGCTGTattgatagttttaattcaatgcagtaggtaaatataattataagatttaccACATTTAGATTATTAGAGgctacaacggtgcctatttatgccgtgaagcagtaatgtgtaagcattattgtgtttcgatctgaagggcgccgtgggtagtgaaattgctgggcaaatgagacttaacatcttatgtctctaggtgacgagcgcaattatagtttcgctcagattttttggggtttttcaagaatcctgagcggtattgaaatgtaatgggcaggccgtagcaactaccatcagttgaagtcctgctagtctcgtccctaattttcataataaaaaagaataaatatttatatgtgaATTACATATATTTCCAGAATCGAAGAGCGCGACCCCCATACCCTCGACGTCGACTGGGAAGGCCACGCGTACTCCGCGGAAGCCCCCCTCCAAGAAATAATAACGACTGACCGGCAACGGTCAGCCTTCATGGCACGGTTTTGTCAAGATGTTGATGTGCATTGTGTAGTATAGATTAAATTGTTGAGCTCTTCCTGTTACCACACGGAAGAAACGCGCAGCCTGTTGGAATATCATGCCAATTACCTGCATATATGGTTGGGGAAAGACAATAACAGTGattacatataatttttattgacgAGAAAaaatagacaaataaaattttaaaaacaaaattttatgaacgatgcaggattcgaacccacgacttccggcgttccgtgccggtgctctaaagcactgagctaaccgttcgattaccgcctcgttataaaattatgtttgctttgttcaactcatgCCTGAAGCCACGagcatgaagccacaacctgagagttaaaatAATGAGAAATACATATTACAAAAAAGAATGTGTGTAATTCAGAATTCAGTACCTAAGACAATATATTTTTACCTGTCTGAAGTGTGTCACTGACACTATTGGTTGAAGCGTCTTTCGGGGATGATGTCATCAAGATGGCGGCCACGCCCACTAGCAAATTGCAGGGTTTTATCATAACCGCTCAAGTTGAGTGCTGGTTGAGACATGCAACATAAAATATAGAACGAATCAGGATAATTTAAGTTCAAAGACGAACAATAAATCATTTCGTTTAAACACATTGATTAAATTGAACATCCATTTTGGCAAAACCGTTAGTATAATAATCTTAAGCTCTGTTTAattatttgcatattttttcCTTGGAATTATAATAATGACCGGTCcgttatgtatttgttgtaacatagatttagtttttacatattatgacataataattatgtattttaaaagtgCGGTTTCTGTAAATAATAGCGAATGGTGTACGAAACCGACGAATAGTTTTTAGTTTAATgcattaagttttttatttatagcacAAGATGTGTGGATACATGAAGGAAAACATTAGTGACGCCTAAAATGCAAatgtatttttaacttttattattgtatgtaaGCACAATGTTtggcctaaatacaaattttaagaaTAGATTTATCATTGCgtctattattaaaatttaatttgtgtatttgcTTACATGAAACACATTGAAAattattaggtccttacatatgaaattggcgttttgtaCGGTCGGAAtataaagttgttttttttttctaataacatATTTCATTAATCAGAGTATGTACTTTGCCATTTTATAGGTTTCATTTATACCTTTATTAAAACTACGACGTAAGTAAggacttaatatattttacaaaagtactataatattattaacttttcaACAGTAATGCAGTACAAAACCATTGATCGGTATCATTACTGTCTTTTTTTAAACCATATATAACAATGAGTTGGTAAATGTGTTCTGATATTAGGCATGTTTGTGTTTGAGCACATTCATTTTTTAGAGAAGGATTTTTACTGTTTAATATCAATCACCGCGATATTATAACCAGCTAAGTTGCAACGTAACTTGCTTAgttttatcattaattatacAACAGTATAATTTTACGTTAAAAATATCCAACCCGTTGAATTCGAGTTAGTTGTTTTGTATCAAGAAATTTAAAAccgttgttttaatattttacaattgtaatttttcttctaatagtataaaattaatcttaGTTCAGTATAGTTTCGTATCAGGGATGTTGCAGATGCCGATATTTTCACATCCGCGGATACGGATGCGGATGCGGAGTTTAGCAGGCTCACATCCGCGGATGCAGATGCGGATGCGGATGtataagatattatgtaaataaagtctatccatgaagaattaaaacaatgacaacgtaattattaacatttttattgtaatcaaacataattaagtacttatttttatgttaaaaatataagtcaTGTATAATGTAACTGAACACCTTCTGTTTTTTATATCAgtagttgaatttaaaaataggaGCATTATACTTGATGAAGAGTAGTATTGCCGCCTTTTCTGGTTCTAGTCTGTTACGCAGAGGTTCGTAAATTAATCCCGCGCTACTAAATAGTTGTTCGCTAGGAACACTGCCCGGTGGAGCAGATAAAAATCTTCGTACTATCGGCGATAATACCTTGAATTCCCCTCGATGTACACTCCACCAGTTTAAAGGATTTTCACTcacatttattctttttttagtaCGGTAAGCAAgtaactctttttttaatacagCTTCAACGCTACTATTTTCTGGCTCATCTTGACTTTCGTCTTCACTCGACGAATCTAACATCATAGCCAGGTCGTTTTTTAAGCATGGCTTTTTGTTGAAACCTGAAGTCCCTGGTCCTAGTTGTTCTGTTTCATTTTCCATGCAATCAGTTATTTTAGCCCTTTTGGCATTGGTATTAACTGATTCAAAATTGTCATTctcaatatttatcatttttaaaatgtcatCTTTAATCTTTTCTTCAGTCACCGGTGTGAAAAATTTGTGCTTATAGCGAGGATCTAAGTAGGTAGCGAtggtatataaattgttttctccCAAGCTAGAAAACTTTGTAGAAAGTTCGTTTTTCAAAGTCGTTACAGCCTGACGAATCGGATCAAACTCTTGCGatcttgttaaatataaatagtcatCAACTTTTTTTTCAAGCATTTGTATTATCGGTATCACAGATGAAATAAGAGCAGAAGAGCTGCTCAGTTCCCGTGTTGCTTCCTCAAAAGGTCCCAGTAATTGAATGAAACTTTCAATCATTTTCCATTCTTCTGGTAGAATAGGgtcaatttcattatcattcatGTAAAGGCTCAGAGCATCCTTTATCTTTGAAAAACGCTCGAACATGTAGAATGTACTGTTCCATCGTGTTACACAATCTTGAAACACTTTCAGGTGCGGTTGATTCAGTCTGTCCTGAATTGATTGCAGTTGTTTCTGGGCAATGGTAGAGTGATTGAAATGGGTCGTAATTctcttacatttttgttttagtatttttatgttttcttgaGAACCTAAACAACTACGGATAGCCAGTTGTATCTTGTGAACAGTACAGTCTATATCATTTAATGCTGCTAATCGCGCGGCTCGTTTCATATTAGACCCTTCATCTCTGATTAGGCAATGCagttgttgttttttaatgttCCATTCAGAAAGCATGTTACTGAATTTTTCAGCAACTATGTCACCAGTGTGACGGCCGTCAAATGTCTCACATTTCAATATTATCGATGATCTATCAAAGTTTTCTGCAATTCCATGGCAAGTCAGGCTAAGCAAAGAAGCGTTTGAGCTAGGATCCGACCAAATGTCAGACGTAAACGacatgttatcaaaattttcgaTTAATCCTTTAACTTTTTGAGCCACTTTGCTATATAATTCCTTGCATACAAAATCTGTAAAAAAATTGCGTCCCCTAAAGTTATATCTTGGTGCTAATTCTTGCATCAGTCTACGAAAACCTAGCCCTTCAACAAAATTAAACGGCAAATTTTGAAGTGCAATCATTTCTCCAATgagtttatcaatttttttagaattcaAGTTATTGACGTCCCACTTCTTTTCTTTTAGAACCATTTCCTCTAATGAAAGTTGTTTCTTTGATTCTTGCAGAGGAGTGGTAACTTTATctgaaaaatacacaaataaataaaaattttcgttgtaaaaaactatttacttaaaagtaattaaaaagtgaGGACATTTTAAAACACCAGAAAACCTTTCTATCAAATGTCCAActtatattgcaaaaaataaaaataaaaggagtttattccttataaatatttataagaaggAAGGATCCCTAATGTTTTCTggcattaacattaaatatagcGTGAAGCTAAACTACACTAAAAAGAAAAGGTACACTTTTTGATAGTGATAAAATTTTTGCAATCAGCcgaatagtttttgagttaagtAATTcactattcatattttaatatcatattaaaaatatacatttatgtacaggttgttttattttgaaacaataaaaaagtagaTAAATGAATTACATATATTAGTCTTTTTACAACTGACGTTTTATATGACagcaaataactataatattgagTGGAAACTTAGCCAATAAACCACAACTAAAACTATTCTTTTATTAAACTAACCAAACAATGCctcaagtaaatattaattaattaaaactattaattatgaAACTTACTTGCGTCAGATTTCatctgttgtaattttttttctttactaaTGTTCTCAAATGTAGAAAATTCTTCTGAGTGCATCGACTTAAGATGGTTTTTTAAAGACGACGTGGTGCGGCCCTTGCGAGAGTAGctttttttgcatattttacaaTCAGCTTTATCCTGGTCttctttatttggttcaaaataaTCCCATACATTACTTTTGGTCGGTGGTGACATTGTTGACTAAATAGTTAGATAGATAAACTATCAATAACGGGAATCACACTGgaaaaataacgaatttcgtCATAAAACGATATTTTTTCCTACAATAAAACGTATTACCGGCGTAATATAATAGAAGTTACCCTGTGATCTTATGGATATtagtcttaaataatataaagttttcttGTAAACTCTTCTTATTTACACACTGTatcacaataacattaaaaatacctatttatcTTTATGATACGATAAGTAGTTCACTTTCACTTCACAACGCAAACAAACACGTATTTATTCACTTCCACTTGCAAGGAAAGGAACAAACAAATGATGCACTAGCGAAAACAAACAAACGTGTCGAATCTTGTCACTAATTTCTTCGCTCCCATTGGTTATTGTCACGTGCGACCGGCACGCGTCAATCACCGGCCCCGCCCAATTTCTTTCTTGTCGCTACTTGTATAATATTCGCATCCGCATGAACATTCGCATTGATTAATGCGGATGCGGAAGCAGATGCAGATGTCCAAAACAATGCGGATGTTCCGCATTTGCGGATGCAGATGCGAATGTTCGCAACATCCCTGTTTCGTATTATATTGAACTCGTCGCACGAAATTAatatagattttatatttttagagatttttgttttatatttaacatgGCGGTGATTTATCGTAGTGATGTTTACATATTGTGTAAATAACTATTGGTATTATAGAATGTTGCAAAGTCTGTCTTATAGTAATTATacaagtatgtatttattatgtcGGGATAACAGTTAGCTGGCCAACAGACTGGAAGTTATGGATTGCATTGTTTGGCATCGGTTTGCAAGTCTAATGATCAAAATGTATAATGAATGGGACAGCATTATTGAAGTGAGAAGTGGTGATACCACTTATTAACAAGAATTTCAAGAGTTTCTGACTgtaacatattatatgtataaaggCTTCAAATGTTTGCCTTGTAACATCCAGTGGTACGTAGTCTAATCTATTAGCAAATAACACTCGATTTTATTAGATTAAACGACAAGATTTCTACTAAGTTAAATCTTAGtggctatttaaaaaatgacatGTCTCACTCTATTTTACCCATAAAAACAGTGAAATAACGGTGTTTGTAAGACTTGAACGTTAAGCAATAGTTATTGTTAGAATAAGAGTTATTTCATAAATTCTAAAATATACTGAGATAGTATTTCGATTAGTTTTAGATTGTATATAAGtacaaaattatatacaaatttttgAAGGACTGTGTGGTGTCGGGAAATTATCATTAACTGGACCAAATGTTGTTATAGCCAGGTGGACCTCTCCATCCAATAGAACGACGCGTCTGCTGAGGGTTGATGCTGTGTTCTTTTTGGAACATTATTGTCAAAATATTCGAAACCTGGTCAGAGgtttaatgtttaaatatagctagatataatttttaacaattaccAGATTGCTGATGACTCAAACTCACAATAGCCGATAAGGTTTTTACAAGTTCCATACATACGTTAAATTATTAAGGTCATATTTAATCATGAAAGTTAAATAAATGGTTATTGTTAACCACACCCCTGCTATAAATGTGAAggtcagataatttatatgtctagatggagccttttgctgctagacaaccgatgaaaacaggccaggttaataaaacataaagtaataactttagtgtgcgtaacaagctacgtcttacactcgcgatttgtatatcacATTTTGTTAGTGAGCGTGCATTGCTTAAAGTAGAGGCTCACTATCAGCCTCAATTTTGTaattctcaaaatagaggttaacagtgaACCTCAATTTTGCATTgcccaaaatagaggttaactgtcaaactACATTTTGCATAGCTCGAAATTGAGATTAaccgtcaacctcaattttgcattgctcaaaatagaggttaacacaTATGTTATTGGCACTTGTGCTGCATAAGGTGGTTGGTACCCTATTTCTTTGTGTGATAAACACTGAATTGTTTTGTTCTGTGTGGATATGACATATCTATTGTATAATGTCATTGGTCAGGTCAGTCTAACTAAGGTAGACCAATCATTTGACAACGGCAGGACCGATTTCGGCcacataaattatgtaagaGTTTGTTTGGTCCAGTTAGATTTATTACATTTGCCTGAAATATTGACAAATCTTAGaaactttttttatacaaaGTTAAATATgcgtatatttttttcttattttaatctAAAAACTTCTGTCGACGGTCAGCTAGTTTAGTAAAGAGTAATCTACTCCATACTTCACACATTAGTCCTCATGACCTCGGTACAATGATCAAGAAGCACAATGTTTATTACATACTGTTAGTAGTGTCTCTGTTTTACTGAGTACTGTTGCAACGAGCTCGTTTCGAGCGCTATGTGGGAATTAGCTAGTAAGTACCTAAACATACGGATCTATTAGCTTTTAATAATTTGACGTAAGAATTAGTTGTAAATGTGAGCGTGCATTTTGTGGTATTTTACGAGTGGCTGGCATCCGGTTCAATAGATGTAAATCATTTTAgcgttttatacaaaaatatattattgtaacagaATGTCCACAGATTACCTAgacgcaattttaaaataaataatatctaatttAAGGCATAAGTGGTTTCATTTTGTAACCCCTAATACAAGTATCCTTACACCGCCATCTTGAATGGTGGCCGCCATTTTGAATAGTGGCAAACTAAACTTTACTCAAGAGTCATCAAGATTTATGACATCTCTGTTATCGTTTACGAATTCCTGTTAAGCCAAATAacctatatgtttttaaatgaatCACGAATGCTAataatttcaccttcgcacgacacgccacaagttacgatatcatccccaccatctggatgtgtggcggtcctccacagtgcggttttcaaggagctttcttcctcgtaccacgaagctgtggaatgagcttccttgtgcggtgtttccgggacgatacgacatgggtaccttcaagaaaagcgcgtacaccttccttaaaggccggcaacgctcttgtgattcctctggtgttgcaggagtgtgggcggcggtgatcacttaacaccaggtgacccgtacgctcgtttgtcctcctattccataaaaaaaaaatatgctaaaatttatttatttatttatatataggaaagaaacagtattatgatacttaaatattaacaaaccttaaaacttacaattttaccagtgaagtttccaacaatttatacgaAACTTGTAGTTAAAAGGTAAGcaacggtaagataaaaaccacaaaacaaaagtaatacaaattaacaactaattacaagctatataagttacacaatactatacacgcctattatacaatactataatgaattatgtagttacaaatgagttaagtattcagaaaaaaaatataagaatggggttaaaaaaaatcagtaattatttaaattatcacaaaccaatgatctgaaaacatttaacttttcatgaaatatgtcaatatgactgtatatattataacagctaTATGCCCGAATTATAAACCTGTTCTTTCCATGTACTGTTCTCGCATAGGCAATATCTACATCGGGATGTAGGCCTTCTGCAGTGTTATCCTATATAACTTAAAAGATATGGAGAATCAGctatatcatataataatttatataaaaatattatgtctctGGGTTCAACGGTCTTTCAAAGAACTTAAATCGTTGGAGAGAAAATTAAACGTGGGATCTAAATGTTGTGGGAATTCTAAAtgcttaatgaatttattttgaatacgtTCCAAgcagtttatatgaatattatagcaGGGGTTCCAAACAACTGACGCATACTCAAGATGTGACCTGACAAAAgcgttgtataaaattaaatatgtatgcgATTTTTTAAACTCACTTCCCTGTCTTAAAATgaaaccaagcattttatatgatttattaatgaTACGATCATAGTGGGTTCTAAATGTGAATTCACTATCCAGAATTACCCACAAATCTCTAACCTCTTGAactctttttaattttgtgtcATATATCTGATAATTATACAGTATTGGATTAgattttcttgaaaaacttatggcacaacatttttcaatatttatagtgaaACCATTTTTTACGCAGTAATTACCAAGGTTATTCAAGTCAGTCTGGAGGAGGATGCTatcatctgtttttttttattgaataggaggacaaacgagcgtacgggtcacctgttgttaagtgatcaccgccgcccacactctcttgcaacaccagaggaatcacaggagcgttgccggcctttaaggaaggtgtacgcgctt
This portion of the Leptidea sinapis chromosome 32, ilLepSina1.1, whole genome shotgun sequence genome encodes:
- the LOC126974421 gene encoding zinc finger BED domain-containing protein 4-like, whose product is MSPPTKSNVWDYFEPNKEDQDKADCKICKKSYSRKGRTTSSLKNHLKSMHSEEFSTFENISKEKKLQQMKSDANKVTTPLQESKKQLSLEEMVLKEKKWDVNNLNSKKIDKLIGEMIALQNLPFNFVEGLGFRRLMQELAPRYNFRGRNFFTDFVCKELYSKVAQKVKGLIENFDNMSFTSDIWSDPSSNASLLSLTCHGIAENFDRSSIILKCETFDGRHTGDIVAEKFSNMLSEWNIKKQQLHCLIRDEGSNMKRAARLAALNDIDCTVHKIQLAIRSCLGSQENIKILKQKCKRITTHFNHSTIAQKQLQSIQDRLNQPHLKVFQDCVTRWNSTFYMFERFSKIKDALSLYMNDNEIDPILPEEWKMIESFIQLLGPFEEATRELSSSSALISSVIPIIQMLEKKVDDYLYLTRSQEFDPIRQAVTTLKNELSTKFSSLGENNLYTIATYLDPRYKHKFFTPVTEEKIKDDILKMINIENDNFESVNTNAKRAKITDCMENETEQLGPGTSGFNKKPCLKNDLAMMLDSSSEDESQDEPENSSVEAVLKKELLAYRTKKRINVSENPLNWWSVHRGEFKVLSPIVRRFLSAPPGSVPSEQLFSSAGLIYEPLRNRLEPEKAAILLFIKYNAPIFKFNY